From the Prochlorococcus marinus CUG1416 genome, the window ATTTTAGATTAAATCTAATTTTTTTAAGAGCGATGGTAAGGGGAGTTGTTAGATATAGAAATAGCTCTATAGATTTGCTCGATTAGGATTAATCTAGCTAATTCATGAGGAAAAGTTAAAGGAGACAGACTTAGTATAAGATCTGATTTTTCTTTTATATCTGAACTAATTCCATCAGTATCACCGATTAAGAAATTAATTTTTTTATTTTTAAAATTTAAGAGTAAAGAACATAGCTCAACTGAATTAAACTGTTTGCCTTCTTCACTTAGGCAGATAATAATATGGTTATTTGATCTTAGATTATTTATATTAAAAGTCTTTAACTCATTAATG encodes:
- a CDS encoding 23S rRNA (pseudouridine(1915)-N(3))-methyltransferase RlmH yields the protein MLQSNRLTIYAIGKIKKIWIRDGINQYKKRMPELIINELKTFNINNLRSNNHIIICLSEEGKQFNSVELCSLLLNFKNKKINFLIGDTDGISSDIKEKSDLILSLSPLTFPHELARLILIEQIYRAISISNNSPYHRS